The Pseudomonas azotoformans genome has a segment encoding these proteins:
- a CDS encoding ATP-binding response regulator — MAKLSDDQQRALAGLLGLSDQSARKSHYPELTARLDELEAERKRYIRLNDELEQRVAARTDELLEANHNLQQQIAQREQIEQDLRDARDAAQAANRSKDKYLAAASHDLLQPLNAARLLIATLRERQLPSVEQVLVERTHQALEGAEDLLTDLLDISRLDQAAVKPDVALYRLDELFAPLVSEFQSVAQATGLNLRVHTGRYAISTDLRLLTRILRNFLSNACRYTDDGCILLGARRRGHCLRLEVWDTGRGIAADRLQAIFLEFNQLDVGRASDRKGVGLGLAIVERIADILGYPIAVRSWPGRGSMFSIEVPLSDEMPLPISQLPVQPTTGNPLPGRRLLVIDNEVSILESMRALLGQWGCEVVTATDQAGALLALQGRAPELILADYHLDHGVVGCAVVKQLREHFACKIPAVIITADRTDQCRRALRRLDAPLLNKPVKPGKLRAVLSQLLA, encoded by the coding sequence ATGGCGAAGCTCTCTGACGACCAGCAGCGCGCGCTCGCGGGGCTGCTGGGGCTCAGCGACCAGTCGGCCCGCAAGAGCCATTACCCGGAGCTCACCGCGCGGTTGGATGAACTGGAGGCCGAGCGCAAGCGTTACATCCGCCTCAACGATGAACTGGAACAACGCGTGGCTGCGCGCACCGATGAGCTGCTGGAGGCCAACCACAACCTGCAACAGCAGATCGCCCAGCGCGAACAGATCGAACAGGACCTGCGCGATGCCCGCGACGCCGCCCAGGCCGCCAACCGCAGCAAGGACAAATACCTCGCCGCCGCCAGCCATGACCTGCTGCAACCACTGAATGCCGCACGGCTGTTGATCGCCACGTTGCGTGAACGGCAGTTGCCCAGTGTCGAACAGGTGCTTGTGGAGCGCACGCACCAGGCGCTGGAAGGCGCCGAGGATTTGCTCACCGACTTGCTGGATATCTCGCGGCTCGACCAGGCGGCGGTCAAACCGGATGTGGCGCTGTATCGCCTCGACGAACTGTTCGCGCCGCTCGTCTCGGAATTCCAATCAGTGGCCCAGGCGACCGGGCTGAACCTGCGGGTGCACACCGGGCGTTATGCGATCAGCACCGACCTGCGGCTGCTGACGCGGATCCTGCGCAATTTCCTCAGCAATGCCTGCCGTTATACCGACGATGGCTGCATCCTGTTGGGCGCACGCCGGCGTGGCCATTGCTTGCGCCTGGAGGTGTGGGACACCGGGCGCGGGATTGCGGCGGACCGGCTGCAGGCGATCTTCCTGGAGTTCAACCAACTCGATGTCGGCCGCGCCTCCGACCGCAAAGGCGTGGGGCTAGGGTTGGCGATTGTCGAGCGGATCGCCGACATCCTGGGGTATCCCATCGCCGTGCGTTCCTGGCCGGGGCGGGGCTCGATGTTCAGCATCGAAGTGCCGTTGAGTGATGAGATGCCGTTGCCGATCAGCCAATTGCCGGTGCAACCGACCACCGGCAATCCGCTGCCGGGGCGGCGTTTGCTGGTGATCGACAACGAAGTGAGCATCCTCGAAAGCATGCGCGCGCTGCTCGGGCAATGGGGCTGTGAAGTGGTCACCGCCACCGATCAGGCCGGCGCGCTGTTGGCCTTGCAGGGCAGGGCGCCGGAGCTGATTTTGGCGGATTACCACCTGGACCATGGCGTGGTGGGTTGTGCGGTGGTCAAGCAGCTGCGCGAGCATTTTGCCTGCAAGATCCCGGCGGTCATTATCACGGCCGATCGCACTGACCAATGCCGCCGTGCGTTGCGCCGCCTGGACGCACCGTTGCTGAACAAACCTGTCAAACCCGGCAAGTTGCGGGCGGTGTTGAGTCAGTTATTGGCCTAG